One Cetobacterium sp. ZOR0034 genomic window carries:
- a CDS encoding NusG domain II-containing protein: MKRRRQYFRKGDTLIYILLVGVFSFLGYQVTRFKATDAANAEIYVNNQLKYVYALQTDEKDMFVPTDIGGVNVKIKDKKIRVTTSNSPLKLNVKQGWIGQPGEVIIGVPDKLIIKVVGKKNERTDDVDFVIK, from the coding sequence GTGAAAAGGCGAAGACAATATTTTAGAAAAGGTGATACCTTAATATATATACTTTTAGTCGGAGTATTTTCATTTTTGGGGTATCAAGTTACGAGATTTAAAGCGACAGATGCTGCTAATGCAGAGATTTATGTAAATAATCAATTGAAATATGTATATGCTTTACAAACAGATGAAAAAGATATGTTTGTTCCAACAGATATAGGTGGAGTAAATGTGAAAATTAAAGATAAAAAAATAAGAGTTACAACATCAAATTCGCCCTTGAAGCTTAATGTAAAACAGGGATGGATTGGTCAACCCGGAGAGGTAATCATTGGAGTTCCAGATAAACTTATAATAAAAGTAGTAGGGAAGAAAAACGAGAGAACAGATGATGTTGATTTTGTGATAAAATAA
- a CDS encoding phosphatidylserine decarboxylase, with protein sequence MKFDKINYIERKTKELKTENPPGEGFLKFLYYNPLGKLPLNLVVRKKFLTDFYGKKMSEASSKEKIKPFVIENSINMNESKKNIEDFSSFNDFFIRELKEGSREIDTNSDILVSPADGKILVFNDLKETTKFFLKGDEFTVEEFLMDKNEAKKFEGGTIVIIRLAPVDYHRFHFPASGEIGESKLIDGYYYSVSPYAIKKNFRVYCENKREVSILKTAEFGDIVLSEIGATMVGGIKQTYNPGLIKKGDEKGYFFFGGSSCVLLFEKDRVQFDEDILENSRNGIETKVYMGERIGKAK encoded by the coding sequence ATGAAATTTGATAAAATTAATTATATTGAGAGAAAAACTAAAGAATTGAAGACAGAAAATCCACCAGGTGAAGGATTTTTGAAGTTTTTATATTATAATCCATTAGGAAAGTTACCTTTAAATTTAGTAGTTAGAAAAAAGTTCTTAACAGATTTTTATGGAAAAAAGATGTCTGAAGCCTCTTCTAAAGAAAAAATCAAACCTTTCGTAATAGAAAACTCTATAAATATGAATGAATCTAAAAAGAATATAGAGGATTTTTCATCATTTAATGACTTTTTTATAAGAGAATTAAAAGAGGGATCTAGAGAGATTGATACTAATTCGGATATACTTGTTTCGCCAGCTGATGGAAAAATTTTAGTTTTTAACGATTTAAAAGAAACTACAAAATTCTTTTTAAAAGGCGACGAATTTACAGTAGAAGAGTTTTTAATGGATAAAAATGAAGCTAAGAAATTTGAGGGAGGAACAATAGTTATAATAAGATTAGCTCCTGTTGATTATCACAGATTCCACTTCCCAGCTTCAGGTGAAATTGGAGAATCAAAACTGATTGATGGGTATTATTATTCAGTATCTCCATATGCAATTAAAAAGAATTTTAGAGTTTACTGTGAGAATAAAAGAGAAGTGTCGATTTTAAAAACAGCGGAGTTCGGAGATATAGTATTGAGTGAGATAGGAGCAACTATGGTTGGAGGAATAAAACAAACATATAATCCGGGTCTTATAAAGAAAGGTGATGAAAAAGGATACTTCTTCTTTGGAGGTTCATCATGTGTCTTATTATTTGAAAAAGATAGAGTACAGTTTGACGAAGATATCCTAGAAAATAGTAGAAATGGAATAGAAACAAAAGTTTATATGGGTGAAAGAATAGGAAAAGCTAAGTAG
- the mgsA gene encoding methylglyoxal synthase, protein MKKIALIAHDNMKPEIVSFAQRHEHILIKYPLVSTGTTGLRIMEATDLQIHRFKSGPIGGDQQIGAEVATDQIAAILFFRDPLTSQPHEPDISALIRVADVHKVPIATNLATAELLILGLDK, encoded by the coding sequence ATGAAAAAAATAGCATTAATCGCTCACGACAACATGAAGCCGGAAATAGTTAGCTTTGCACAAAGACATGAGCACATACTAATAAAATACCCTCTTGTTTCTACTGGTACAACTGGACTTAGAATAATGGAGGCTACTGACTTACAAATTCATCGCTTCAAATCTGGTCCCATAGGTGGAGACCAACAAATTGGTGCAGAAGTGGCTACTGACCAAATCGCAGCTATTTTATTTTTTAGAGATCCGTTAACTTCTCAACCCCACGAACCGGACATATCTGCTCTTATAAGAGTTGCAGATGTACACAAAGTACCAATCGCTACAAACTTAGCTACTGCTGAACTTCTTATTTTAGGTTTAGACAAGTGA
- a CDS encoding nicotinate phosphoribosyltransferase — protein MGRERVLTDFAKVINSDRYQYTESDIFLMEEMQDKEAIFDMYFRKTEDGGFAVVSGVQEVIELIDILNKTSEDEKREYFSKIIEEKHLLEYLVKMKFTGNLYAMRDGEIVYPNEPIITVKAPLIQAKILETPILNLMNMQLAIATKASRVTRAASPVPVTSFGSRRAHGFDSAVAGTKASIIGGCLSHSNLVTEYKYGVPSVGTMAHSYIQAFGVGAEAEKRAFDTFIKHRRERKANSLILLIDTYNTVGIGLKNAIQSFKDNGIDDSYEGNYGIRIDSGDLAYLSKKCRKALDAAGLKKAKIFLTNSLNESLIKSLKEQGAAVDIFGVGDAIAVSKSNPCFGGVYKIVEIDSNPVIKLSEDVIKISNPGFKEVYRIYDNDGLAYADLITLVNKDTDKIKLLNDEDLTIRDEKYEFKSSQLKKGEYTFRKITNEFVKNGVIKPEASQLDDVVASREYYLESLGKISDERKRLENPHQYKVDLSKDLLELKYSLIKKIKSQIN, from the coding sequence ATGGGGAGAGAAAGAGTTTTAACAGATTTTGCAAAGGTTATTAATTCAGATAGATATCAATATACTGAAAGTGACATTTTTTTAATGGAAGAGATGCAGGATAAGGAAGCTATATTTGATATGTACTTTAGAAAAACTGAAGATGGTGGTTTTGCAGTTGTTTCGGGAGTTCAAGAGGTAATTGAACTTATTGATATTTTAAATAAAACTAGTGAAGATGAAAAAAGAGAGTATTTTTCAAAAATAATTGAAGAGAAACATCTTTTAGAATATTTAGTTAAGATGAAGTTTACTGGAAATTTATATGCCATGAGAGATGGGGAGATTGTATATCCAAATGAGCCAATAATAACAGTAAAAGCTCCACTAATTCAAGCTAAAATATTAGAAACACCAATTTTAAATTTGATGAATATGCAGTTAGCTATAGCTACAAAAGCATCGAGAGTTACAAGAGCTGCTTCACCAGTTCCAGTGACATCTTTTGGTAGTAGAAGAGCTCATGGATTTGATAGTGCGGTTGCAGGGACAAAGGCATCTATAATTGGTGGTTGTTTATCACATTCAAATCTTGTAACAGAGTATAAGTATGGAGTTCCAAGTGTTGGAACGATGGCACACTCTTATATACAAGCTTTTGGAGTAGGAGCAGAGGCTGAAAAAAGAGCTTTTGATACTTTTATAAAGCATAGAAGAGAAAGAAAAGCAAATTCATTAATTTTATTAATTGATACTTATAATACAGTTGGAATAGGATTGAAAAATGCTATTCAGAGCTTTAAAGATAATGGAATAGATGATTCGTATGAAGGTAATTATGGAATAAGAATAGATTCTGGAGATTTGGCTTACTTATCTAAGAAATGTAGAAAAGCTTTAGATGCTGCGGGGTTGAAAAAAGCTAAAATTTTCTTAACAAATTCTCTGAATGAATCTCTTATTAAATCATTAAAAGAGCAAGGCGCAGCAGTAGATATATTTGGAGTAGGAGATGCAATTGCGGTTAGTAAATCAAATCCTTGTTTTGGAGGGGTTTATAAAATAGTTGAAATAGATAGTAATCCTGTTATAAAATTATCTGAAGATGTTATAAAAATTTCAAATCCAGGTTTTAAAGAGGTATATAGAATCTATGATAACGATGGACTTGCATATGCAGACTTAATAACATTAGTCAATAAAGATACAGATAAAATTAAATTATTGAATGATGAGGATTTAACTATTAGAGATGAGAAGTATGAGTTTAAATCAAGTCAATTAAAAAAAGGAGAGTATACTTTTAGAAAAATAACGAACGAATTTGTGAAAAACGGAGTTATCAAACCTGAAGCTTCACAATTAGATGATGTTGTTGCATCGAGAGAGTATTATTTAGAATCACTAGGAAAAATTTCTGACGAAAGAAAAAGACTTGAAAATCCACATCAATATAAGGTGGATTTATCAAAAGATTTGTTGGAGTTAAAATATAGTTTAATTAAAAAAATAAAAAGTCAAATAAATTAA
- the dtd gene encoding D-aminoacyl-tRNA deacylase, with product MRAVIQRVKHASVTVDNEITGKINHGFLVLLGVTHADTEKEVDWLAKKITDLRVFNDAEDKMNLGLKDVDGELLVISQFTLYGNCIKGRRPAFIDAAKPDMANELYEKFLQKCKDLGFKTEAGVFGADMKVELLNDGPVTLIIDTKDR from the coding sequence ATGAGAGCTGTTATACAAAGAGTTAAACATGCAAGTGTTACTGTCGATAATGAAATTACTGGAAAAATAAACCATGGATTCTTAGTACTTTTAGGTGTGACGCATGCCGATACAGAAAAAGAGGTAGATTGGTTAGCTAAAAAAATCACCGACTTAAGAGTTTTTAACGACGCTGAGGATAAAATGAATCTTGGACTAAAGGATGTTGATGGAGAGTTACTTGTAATCTCACAATTTACATTATATGGAAACTGTATAAAAGGTCGTCGTCCAGCATTTATTGATGCTGCAAAGCCTGATATGGCTAACGAACTTTACGAAAAGTTTTTACAAAAGTGTAAAGATCTTGGCTTTAAAACTGAAGCTGGAGTTTTTGGTGCTGATATGAAAGTAGAACTTTTAAATGACGGACCAGTTACTTTAATAATAGATACAAAAGATAGATAA
- a CDS encoding alpha-hydroxy-acid oxidizing protein → MDIKDIKKNAKERMKEFCILCPECNGRWCAGKVPGMGGAGNGGSFNRTYEKLKEVKVAMRTLHNVSDPKLSCSIFGEDLSFPAMIAPITGTKFNMGGYVNDVEYSNDVVLGALDAGTIAMVGDTGDPNCFAAGIDAIKKANGKGIAIIKPRENSEIIKRIKIAEEAGAVAVGVDVDGAGLVTMKLFNQPVGPKSLNDLKEIISSTTLPFIVKGILTVDEAKLCVQAGAAAIVVSNHGGRCLNETFAPAEVLKEIATAVGDEIIVLADGGVREGVDILKYLALGAKAVLIGRPIIWGSIGGRQEGVKVVLETLKSQLYQSMILTGAEDVKNYKNFSCILYTK, encoded by the coding sequence ATGGATATCAAAGATATTAAAAAAAATGCAAAGGAAAGAATGAAGGAGTTTTGTATATTATGTCCAGAGTGTAACGGACGTTGGTGTGCTGGAAAAGTTCCCGGAATGGGTGGAGCCGGAAACGGTGGGAGTTTCAATAGAACTTATGAAAAACTTAAAGAGGTTAAAGTTGCAATGAGAACTCTTCATAATGTTTCTGATCCTAAATTATCTTGCTCTATTTTCGGAGAAGATCTTTCTTTCCCCGCTATGATCGCACCTATAACAGGAACTAAATTCAATATGGGTGGATATGTTAATGATGTAGAGTATTCAAATGATGTTGTATTAGGTGCTCTTGATGCAGGAACAATAGCCATGGTTGGAGATACAGGAGATCCTAACTGCTTTGCAGCTGGAATAGATGCCATAAAAAAAGCAAACGGAAAAGGTATTGCTATAATCAAACCTAGAGAAAATTCTGAGATTATAAAAAGAATTAAAATAGCAGAAGAAGCTGGTGCAGTAGCTGTCGGAGTGGATGTTGACGGTGCTGGATTAGTTACAATGAAACTTTTCAATCAACCCGTTGGTCCTAAATCTCTAAACGATTTAAAAGAGATTATCTCTTCAACAACTCTTCCATTTATAGTAAAAGGTATTTTAACTGTAGATGAAGCTAAACTTTGTGTTCAAGCTGGTGCTGCTGCTATTGTTGTATCAAATCACGGTGGTCGTTGCTTAAACGAAACTTTTGCACCTGCAGAAGTTTTAAAAGAGATTGCCACAGCTGTTGGAGATGAGATTATTGTTTTAGCTGATGGTGGAGTTAGAGAAGGTGTTGATATTTTAAAATATTTAGCTCTTGGAGCTAAAGCTGTTTTGATTGGAAGACCTATCATTTGGGGATCAATTGGTGGAAGACAAGAGGGAGTAAAAGTTGTTTTAGAAACTTTAAAATCTCAACTTTATCAAAGCATGATACTTACAGGTGCAGAGGATGTTAAAAATTATAAAAATTTCTCTTGCATTTTATACACTAAATAA
- the tpx gene encoding thiol peroxidase, whose amino-acid sequence MERKDVITFAGNPLTLVGKEVVVGDVAPNFTVTKTDLSPLSLADLKGKTIVISAMPSIDTPVCELQTIRFNKEASALENVVILTVSMDLPFALSRFCGAKNIENAITTSDYKDREFSNNYGLFIKELALVSRAVIIIDKDGKIAYTEYLKEITEEPNYDSALEALKSL is encoded by the coding sequence ATGGAAAGAAAAGATGTTATTACATTTGCAGGTAATCCGTTAACATTAGTAGGAAAAGAGGTTGTTGTTGGAGATGTTGCTCCTAACTTCACTGTAACTAAAACTGATTTATCACCTCTTTCTTTAGCAGACTTAAAAGGGAAAACAATAGTTATTTCAGCTATGCCATCTATTGATACTCCTGTTTGTGAATTACAAACAATCAGATTCAATAAGGAAGCATCTGCATTAGAAAATGTTGTTATTTTAACAGTTTCAATGGATTTACCATTTGCACTAAGCAGATTCTGTGGTGCTAAAAATATAGAAAATGCTATAACTACTTCAGATTATAAAGATAGAGAATTTTCAAATAACTATGGATTATTCATTAAAGAACTTGCGCTTGTTTCAAGAGCTGTTATAATTATCGATAAAGATGGAAAAATTGCATATACTGAATATTTAAAAGAAATCACTGAGGAGCCTAATTACGATTCTGCTCTAGAAGCTTTAAAAAGTTTATAA